Proteins encoded within one genomic window of Jiangella mangrovi:
- the murQ gene encoding N-acetylmuramic acid 6-phosphate etherase: MTDGDGRTPPDTEAIDPRYAALDEAPVAELARLMNEADSTVPAAVARELPRISAAIEAIVERVGAGGRLVYVGAGTSGRLGVLDASESRPTFNVGPDEVIAVIAGGPEAIAGAVEGAEDDADAGAQAMTDAGIGHADAVVGLATSGRTPYVLGAVQRARELGALTVGVSCNHQTELSAAVDHPVEVVVGPEVLSGSTRLKAGTAQKLVLNMISTITMVRLGKTYRGLMVDLRASNDKLRGRATRIVSALTGARPDQARAMLASSGYDVRTAVLRLRLGLDHETATERLRAADGRLRDALGEHA, encoded by the coding sequence ATGACGGACGGAGACGGCCGCACGCCGCCGGACACCGAGGCGATCGACCCGCGCTACGCCGCTCTCGACGAGGCACCGGTGGCCGAGCTCGCGCGGCTCATGAACGAGGCCGACTCGACGGTGCCGGCGGCGGTCGCCCGCGAGCTGCCGCGGATCAGCGCCGCCATCGAGGCCATCGTCGAGCGCGTCGGCGCCGGCGGCCGGCTCGTCTACGTGGGCGCGGGCACGTCCGGCCGGCTCGGCGTGCTGGACGCCTCGGAGTCCCGCCCGACCTTCAACGTCGGCCCGGACGAGGTGATCGCCGTCATCGCGGGCGGGCCGGAGGCCATCGCCGGCGCCGTCGAGGGGGCCGAGGACGACGCCGACGCGGGTGCGCAGGCCATGACCGACGCCGGCATCGGTCATGCCGACGCCGTGGTCGGCCTCGCCACCAGCGGGCGGACGCCGTACGTGCTCGGCGCGGTCCAGCGGGCCCGCGAGCTCGGCGCGCTGACCGTCGGGGTGTCGTGCAACCACCAGACCGAGCTGAGCGCGGCCGTCGACCACCCCGTCGAGGTCGTCGTCGGACCCGAGGTCCTGAGCGGCTCGACCCGGCTGAAGGCAGGCACCGCCCAGAAGCTGGTGCTCAACATGATCTCCACCATCACGATGGTCCGGCTCGGGAAGACCTACCGCGGCCTCATGGTCGACCTCCGGGCCAGCAACGACAAGCTGCGCGGCCGGGCGACGCGGATCGTGTCCGCGCTGACCGGCGCCCGCCCCGACCAGGCGCGGGCGATGCTCGCGAGCTCCGGCTACGACGTCCGCACCGCCGTCCTTCGGCTGCGGCTCGGCCTCGACCACGAGACGGCCACCGAGCGGCTGCGGGCCGCGGACGGGCGGCTGCGCGACGCACTGGGAGAACACGCATGA
- the trxA gene encoding thioredoxin, with the protein MTVTVTDETFEREVLRSELPVLVDFWAQWCPPCHMIAPMLDELARELDGIVAIRKVNTDEHPDLGARYRVMSLPTLMLFVDGEPVQALVGARPKARLLKELEDALSR; encoded by the coding sequence ATGACGGTCACGGTGACGGACGAGACCTTCGAGCGCGAGGTGCTGCGCAGCGAGCTGCCGGTGCTGGTCGACTTCTGGGCGCAGTGGTGCCCGCCCTGCCACATGATCGCGCCCATGCTCGACGAGCTGGCCCGCGAGCTCGACGGCATCGTCGCGATCCGCAAGGTCAACACCGACGAGCACCCCGACCTCGGCGCCCGCTACCGCGTCATGTCGCTGCCCACCCTCATGCTGTTCGTCGACGGAGAGCCGGTGCAGGCCCTCGTCGGGGCGCGTCCCAAGGCGCGGCTCCTGAAGGAGCTCGAGGACGCCCTGTCCCGCTAG
- a CDS encoding anhydro-N-acetylmuramic acid kinase — protein sequence MRVLGLISGTSHDGIDAATVDFTVDDDILHGRVVHLSSTPYAPRLRARLLAALPPAPVDLAEVAVLDTLIGQAFADAAAAALDAGGPADLITSHGQTVFHWVEGTKALGTLQLGQPAWIAERTGTPVLSDVRIRDITAGGHGAPLVSILDDLLLRGLDGVPAALNLGGISNVTVLGPAGLHAYDIGPANALVDAVVTAHGLHPAGYDDGGRIAAAGTVDPALLDVLLAEPYYRLPAPKSTGKELFHLGYIEDAVARAGLTPEPADLVATLTELTVRTVADAVRAEGVTTVVVSGGGVRNPVLVEGLRRALPDTRLIPSDDLGAPAGEKEAIAFALIGWCSAHGLPGTVPGGTGATAPRILGTFTPGAGPLRLPDPLATMPSAVTLRGAATP from the coding sequence ATGAGGGTCCTCGGTCTGATCTCCGGCACGTCGCACGACGGCATCGACGCCGCGACCGTCGACTTCACCGTCGACGACGACATCCTGCACGGCCGCGTCGTGCACCTGTCGTCGACGCCGTACGCGCCGCGGCTGCGGGCCCGGCTGCTGGCGGCGCTGCCGCCGGCACCGGTCGACCTGGCCGAGGTCGCCGTCCTCGACACCCTCATCGGCCAGGCGTTCGCCGACGCCGCCGCGGCGGCGCTCGACGCGGGCGGACCGGCCGACCTGATCACCTCGCACGGCCAGACGGTCTTCCATTGGGTCGAGGGCACCAAGGCGCTCGGCACGCTGCAGCTCGGCCAGCCGGCCTGGATCGCCGAGCGCACCGGCACGCCGGTGCTGTCCGACGTGCGCATCCGCGACATCACCGCCGGCGGGCACGGCGCGCCGCTGGTGTCGATCCTCGATGACCTGCTGCTGCGCGGTCTCGACGGCGTCCCCGCGGCGCTCAACCTCGGCGGCATCTCCAACGTGACGGTGCTGGGCCCCGCCGGGCTGCACGCGTACGACATCGGCCCCGCCAACGCGCTCGTCGACGCCGTGGTGACGGCGCACGGGCTGCACCCCGCGGGCTACGACGACGGCGGCCGGATCGCCGCGGCGGGCACCGTCGACCCCGCCCTCCTCGACGTGCTGCTGGCCGAGCCGTACTACCGGCTCCCAGCGCCCAAGAGCACCGGCAAGGAGCTGTTCCACCTGGGTTATATCGAGGACGCGGTCGCGCGCGCCGGCCTGACCCCGGAGCCGGCCGACCTCGTCGCCACGCTCACCGAGCTGACCGTGCGCACCGTCGCCGACGCGGTCCGGGCCGAGGGCGTCACCACTGTGGTGGTGTCCGGCGGCGGCGTGCGCAACCCGGTGCTCGTCGAGGGCCTGCGCCGGGCGCTGCCGGACACGCGGCTGATCCCGTCGGACGACCTGGGCGCGCCGGCCGGTGAGAAGGAGGCCATCGCGTTCGCCCTCATCGGCTGGTGCAGCGCACACGGCCTGCCCGGCACGGTGCCCGGCGGCACGGGTGCCACCGCGCCGCGGATCCTCGGCACGTTCACGCCCGGCGCCGGTCCGCTGCGGTTGCCCGACCCGCTGGCGACGATGCCGTCGGCAGTGACGCTGCGCGGTGCGGCGACGCCATGA
- a CDS encoding MerR family transcriptional regulator yields the protein MRIGDLAQRTGTTTRALRFYESQGLLMAQRAPNGYREYDDDDLRLVAEIQALQGIGFSLDDTRPFVDCLRSGHDSGDACADSLETYRRKLAEVDGVLARLTEVRASIQAKLHDAQARHEGEGGR from the coding sequence ATGCGTATCGGCGACCTCGCCCAGCGGACCGGCACCACCACCCGGGCCCTGCGGTTCTACGAGTCACAGGGCCTACTCATGGCGCAGCGCGCCCCCAACGGCTACCGCGAGTACGACGATGACGACCTACGACTGGTCGCGGAGATCCAGGCGCTGCAGGGCATCGGGTTCAGCCTCGACGACACCCGCCCGTTCGTCGACTGCCTGCGCTCGGGGCACGACTCCGGCGACGCGTGCGCGGACTCCCTCGAGACCTACCGGCGCAAGCTGGCCGAGGTCGACGGGGTGCTCGCGCGGCTGACCGAGGTCCGCGCGAGCATCCAGGCCAAGCTCCACGACGCGCAGGCCCGGCACGAGGGTGAGGGCGGCCGATGA
- a CDS encoding GNAT family N-acetyltransferase, protein MTPSVRAATAADLDDVVRVFLACWRTSYAETLPARLVASMTDERARALWRRAAESARPGELLVAVDDGVTVGVTRSAATGSGEGAVHSLYVHPDAQGRGAGARLLAEAVRRLGERGVRVARLWVFRDNTPSRRFYASQGWAADGAERVQDEFGEPELQLTRPVPGPAAHPAVTGAVERILEPGPTWTPPGGAVVMVRTSAGTYAHAAGDRLTGAPMTVATVHDLASVTKLVTTAMCLRLVSSGRLGLDDDVRAHLPSFAHAVTVRQLLLHRAGLWEWWPFYVRAAHAEAAYAELDTLPLRYPPDTGRHYSDLGFMLLGRIVAAVTGGGLRAAVRDLVAEPLGLPTLGYGPRTDDELAAGADGDAVERRMLATSTPYPVPFGLGDMDRWRDGLVVGTAADGNAFHALDGVSGHAGLFASAPDLLAFAAAAAGTDPALLAEGPDAGQALGWRTDTLRAGPDTVELRYHPGYTGTTVAMVPGHAIAFVVATNRLVTPGEPATNDHLRQVTAAAVEDLLYAPVTTPTRYP, encoded by the coding sequence ATGACGCCATCCGTGCGCGCCGCCACCGCCGCCGACCTGGACGACGTCGTCCGGGTCTTCCTGGCCTGCTGGCGCACCAGCTATGCCGAGACGCTGCCGGCGCGCCTGGTCGCGTCGATGACGGACGAGCGTGCCCGGGCGCTGTGGCGCCGCGCGGCCGAGTCCGCCCGGCCCGGCGAGCTGCTGGTCGCGGTCGACGACGGCGTGACCGTGGGTGTCACGCGCTCCGCGGCCACCGGCTCCGGCGAGGGCGCCGTCCACTCCTTGTACGTGCACCCCGACGCCCAGGGCCGCGGCGCCGGCGCCCGGTTGCTGGCCGAGGCGGTGCGCCGGCTGGGCGAGCGCGGCGTGAGGGTGGCCCGGCTCTGGGTGTTCCGCGACAACACGCCGTCGCGTCGGTTCTACGCGTCGCAGGGCTGGGCCGCCGACGGCGCGGAGCGGGTGCAGGACGAGTTCGGCGAGCCCGAGCTGCAGCTGACCCGGCCGGTCCCCGGCCCCGCCGCGCATCCCGCCGTCACCGGCGCCGTCGAACGGATCCTCGAACCCGGGCCGACGTGGACGCCACCGGGCGGCGCCGTCGTCATGGTGCGCACGTCCGCGGGCACCTACGCCCACGCCGCCGGCGACCGGCTGACCGGCGCCCCCATGACCGTCGCGACCGTGCACGACCTCGCCTCGGTGACGAAACTGGTCACGACCGCGATGTGCCTGCGGCTGGTGTCGTCCGGGCGACTCGGGCTCGACGACGACGTGCGCGCGCACCTGCCGTCGTTCGCCCACGCCGTCACCGTCCGGCAGCTGCTGCTGCACCGCGCCGGGCTGTGGGAGTGGTGGCCGTTCTACGTCCGTGCGGCCCACGCAGAGGCGGCGTACGCGGAGCTCGACACGCTGCCGTTGCGCTACCCGCCGGACACCGGGCGGCACTACTCCGACCTCGGCTTCATGCTGCTCGGGCGCATCGTCGCCGCGGTCACCGGCGGCGGGCTGCGCGCGGCCGTCCGCGACCTGGTCGCGGAGCCGCTGGGCCTGCCGACCCTCGGCTACGGTCCGCGCACCGACGACGAACTCGCGGCCGGTGCGGACGGCGACGCCGTCGAGCGCCGCATGCTCGCCACGTCGACGCCGTACCCCGTCCCGTTCGGGCTCGGCGACATGGACCGCTGGCGCGACGGACTCGTCGTCGGCACCGCCGCCGACGGCAACGCGTTCCACGCGCTCGACGGCGTGAGCGGCCACGCCGGGCTGTTCGCCTCGGCGCCGGACCTGCTGGCGTTCGCCGCCGCGGCCGCCGGGACCGACCCGGCGCTGCTCGCCGAGGGACCCGATGCCGGACAGGCGCTCGGCTGGCGCACGGACACGCTGCGGGCCGGGCCGGACACCGTCGAGCTGCGCTACCACCCCGGCTACACCGGGACCACCGTCGCCATGGTCCCGGGTCACGCCATCGCGTTCGTCGTCGCGACGAACCGGCTGGTGACGCCGGGCGAGCCTGCGACCAACGACCACCTCCGCCAGGTCACCGCCGCCGCGGTCGAGGACCTGCTGTACGCCCCCGTCACGACACCGACGAGGTACCCATGA
- a CDS encoding class I SAM-dependent methyltransferase has translation MAPDVWARGDAYEAYVGRWSRRVAAAFVPWLGVPAGMRWVDVGCGTGALTQTVLELAAPASVLGVDPSEGFLETARAEVPGASFEAGTAASLPVADRAVDAVVSGLAVNFVPDAPAAVAEFTRVAAPGAVVAAYVWDYADGMQMMRHFWAAAADVDPAGARLDEGTRFPLCRPEPLSHLWLAAGLVEVDVRGIEIPTVFASFDDFWRPFLGGQGAAPGYLAALPPSQQEAIRTALRARVPAMADGSVALTARAWAVRGRRISR, from the coding sequence ATGGCACCGGATGTGTGGGCCCGGGGGGACGCGTACGAGGCATACGTCGGACGGTGGAGCCGCCGCGTCGCGGCCGCGTTCGTGCCGTGGCTCGGCGTGCCGGCGGGCATGCGATGGGTCGACGTCGGCTGCGGCACCGGCGCGCTGACGCAGACCGTGCTGGAGCTCGCCGCCCCCGCCTCGGTCCTGGGCGTGGACCCGTCCGAGGGCTTCCTCGAGACGGCGCGCGCCGAGGTCCCGGGCGCCTCGTTCGAGGCCGGCACGGCGGCGTCGCTCCCCGTCGCCGACCGGGCCGTCGATGCCGTCGTCAGCGGGCTGGCGGTGAACTTCGTGCCCGACGCTCCCGCCGCCGTGGCGGAGTTCACGCGCGTGGCCGCGCCGGGCGCCGTCGTCGCCGCCTACGTCTGGGACTACGCCGACGGCATGCAGATGATGCGGCACTTCTGGGCCGCCGCGGCCGACGTCGACCCAGCGGGCGCCCGCCTCGACGAGGGCACCCGCTTCCCGCTCTGCCGGCCGGAGCCGCTGAGTCACCTCTGGCTGGCGGCCGGGCTGGTCGAGGTCGACGTGCGCGGTATCGAGATCCCGACGGTGTTCGCCTCGTTCGACGACTTCTGGCGCCCGTTCCTCGGCGGCCAGGGCGCTGCCCCCGGCTACCTGGCCGCGCTGCCGCCGTCGCAGCAGGAGGCCATTCGCACGGCGCTGCGGGCCCGGGTCCCGGCGATGGCGGACGGCTCGGTCGCGCTCACCGCCCGCGCCTGGGCGGTCCGCGGCCGGCGGATCAGCCGCTGA
- a CDS encoding ABC transporter ATP-binding protein: MTTDPLLSIRDLSVTFATPAGPVPAVTGVSLDLAAGRTLAVVGESGSGKSTTAAAINRLLPGNGTITSGSIHFDGRDLTTASERELVAIRGARIGLIPQDPMSNLNPMQRIGTQIAEALEVHGRTTGRATDRRVVELLDLVGIPEPERRARQFPHEFSGGMRQRALIAMGLACEPSLLIADEPTSALDVTVQRRILDQLDTLTDRMGTAVFLITHDLGLAAERADTVVVMYRGEIVETGPARDILENPQHDYTKALIAAAPSLSSRELVRPAEGRPAEIGPLVEVSGLSKEFAIRSGRGRKQSFLAVDDVGFTIPRRQTVSLVGESGSGKSTTANLLLGLEDATSGSVRFDGAELVGMSRRELFAFRRRVQPVFQNPYSSLDPRYTVLRSITEPLQVHDIGDARSRRQRAHELLDQVALPPETAERLPHELSGGQRQRVAIARALALEPELVILDEAVSALDVIVQNQILELLAGLQQRLGLSYLLISHDLAVVRMLSHQVHVMQRGRIVESGTPAQIFDDPREDYTRELLSAIPGERRAAS, encoded by the coding sequence ATGACGACCGACCCGCTGCTCTCGATCCGCGACCTCTCCGTCACGTTCGCCACGCCGGCCGGCCCGGTGCCCGCCGTCACCGGGGTCAGCCTCGACCTGGCCGCCGGCCGGACGCTCGCGGTGGTCGGCGAGTCCGGCTCGGGCAAGTCGACGACGGCCGCGGCCATCAACCGCCTGCTGCCGGGCAACGGCACGATCACCTCCGGCTCGATCCACTTCGACGGCCGCGACCTCACCACGGCGAGCGAGCGCGAGCTGGTCGCGATCCGCGGCGCCCGCATCGGGCTGATCCCGCAGGACCCGATGTCGAACCTCAACCCGATGCAACGGATCGGCACCCAGATCGCCGAGGCGCTCGAGGTGCACGGGCGCACCACCGGCCGAGCGACCGACCGGCGCGTCGTCGAGCTGCTCGACCTGGTCGGCATCCCCGAGCCGGAGCGGCGGGCCCGGCAGTTCCCGCACGAGTTCTCCGGCGGCATGCGCCAGCGCGCGCTCATCGCGATGGGGCTGGCCTGCGAGCCGTCCCTGCTGATCGCCGACGAGCCGACCTCGGCACTCGACGTCACGGTCCAGCGGCGGATCCTCGACCAGCTCGACACCCTGACCGACCGCATGGGCACCGCCGTCTTCCTCATCACCCACGACCTCGGCCTCGCCGCCGAGCGAGCGGACACCGTCGTGGTCATGTACCGCGGCGAGATCGTCGAGACCGGGCCGGCCCGCGACATCCTGGAGAACCCGCAGCACGACTACACGAAGGCGCTGATCGCCGCCGCGCCGAGCCTCAGCTCGCGCGAGCTGGTCCGCCCCGCGGAGGGTCGTCCGGCCGAGATCGGGCCGCTGGTCGAGGTGAGCGGGCTGTCCAAGGAGTTCGCCATCCGCTCCGGCCGGGGCCGCAAGCAGTCCTTCCTCGCCGTCGACGATGTCGGCTTCACCATCCCGCGGCGCCAGACGGTCTCGCTGGTCGGCGAGTCCGGCTCCGGCAAGTCGACGACGGCGAACCTGCTGCTCGGGCTCGAGGACGCGACCTCGGGGTCGGTCCGGTTCGACGGCGCCGAGCTGGTCGGCATGAGCCGGCGGGAGCTGTTCGCGTTCCGCCGCCGGGTCCAGCCGGTGTTCCAGAACCCGTACTCGTCGCTCGACCCCCGCTACACCGTGCTGCGCTCGATCACCGAGCCGCTGCAGGTGCACGACATCGGCGACGCGCGGTCGCGGCGGCAGCGCGCGCACGAGCTGCTCGACCAGGTCGCGCTGCCGCCTGAGACCGCCGAGCGGCTTCCGCACGAGCTCAGCGGCGGGCAGCGCCAGCGCGTGGCGATCGCGCGGGCGCTGGCGCTGGAGCCCGAGCTGGTCATCCTCGACGAGGCGGTCTCGGCGCTGGACGTGATCGTGCAGAACCAGATCCTCGAGCTGCTCGCGGGGCTCCAGCAGCGGCTGGGGCTGAGCTACCTGCTGATCAGCCACGATCTCGCCGTCGTCCGGATGCTCTCGCACCAGGTGCACGTCATGCAGCGCGGCCGCATCGTCGAGAGCGGCACGCCTGCCCAGATCTTCGACGACCCGCGCGAGGACTACACCCGCGAACTGCTCAGCGCCATCCCCGGCGAGCGCCGCGCCGCGTCCTGA